From Paucibacter aquatile, the proteins below share one genomic window:
- a CDS encoding M20/M25/M40 family metallo-hydrolase, giving the protein MSTLPRFPARLAPALAGLILLTGLPLSSNAHDAAKAGKAATPLAASGNKVWISLGDAAFRELQKVQPSARPAASVKALASLSGALEQASDGRAISDDTGARPAEQVHLLEVDESLLNELSAAVHETLKRCGGYMFHANQAEGMRTLNALSRPMQALATVTRPSYVIDQQALITPMLSQMQASNIGQTILDLSANTNRYYTTSGGTNASNWLKNRWSSLAGGRSDITVEQFTHASWPQKSVILTFKGTDNAAQVVVLGAHLDSIAGSGTGETTRAPGADDDASGVASLTEIIRTLTANNFKPRRTIKFMAYAAEEVGLRGSAEIARSFAAANTNVVGVMQLDMTNYKGAANDIYIFTDYTDASQNTFVTNLIKTYLPTLKIGTDRCGYACSDHASWNAQGYYATMPFEASFSSSNPRIHTANDTYANTGSNAEHSLKFARMALAYAVELGADGPGTPPPTDKVENFNGSLTKNQTKSFGPFKVKAGGTLKASTTGTGDIDLYVKKGAVPTTSSFDCKSDGSTATETCSVPATANSDVYVLLKGYTAGNYQLTVSYTPQ; this is encoded by the coding sequence ATGTCCACCCTCCCTCGCTTCCCGGCCCGCCTGGCCCCGGCCCTGGCCGGTCTGATTCTTCTGACCGGCCTGCCTTTGAGCAGCAACGCCCACGATGCGGCCAAGGCCGGCAAAGCGGCCACCCCTCTTGCCGCCAGCGGCAACAAGGTCTGGATCAGCCTCGGCGACGCCGCTTTCCGTGAGCTTCAAAAAGTTCAACCCAGCGCCAGGCCAGCGGCCAGCGTCAAGGCCCTCGCCTCGCTGAGCGGTGCCCTGGAGCAGGCCAGCGATGGCCGCGCCATCAGCGATGACACCGGTGCCCGGCCGGCCGAGCAGGTGCATCTGCTCGAAGTGGATGAGTCCTTGCTGAACGAGTTGTCGGCAGCCGTGCATGAAACGCTCAAGCGCTGCGGCGGCTATATGTTCCATGCCAACCAGGCCGAAGGCATGCGCACCTTGAACGCCTTGAGCCGCCCCATGCAGGCACTGGCGACGGTCACCCGGCCCAGCTATGTGATCGACCAGCAAGCCCTGATCACGCCCATGCTCTCGCAGATGCAGGCCAGCAATATCGGGCAAACCATTCTGGATCTCTCGGCCAACACCAACCGTTACTACACCACCAGCGGCGGCACCAATGCATCGAACTGGTTGAAGAACCGCTGGTCCTCGCTGGCCGGCGGCCGCAGCGACATCACGGTGGAACAGTTCACCCACGCCAGCTGGCCACAGAAATCGGTGATCCTGACCTTCAAAGGCACGGACAACGCCGCACAGGTGGTGGTGCTGGGCGCTCACTTGGACTCGATCGCCGGCTCCGGCACGGGCGAAACCACGCGCGCACCCGGCGCCGATGATGACGCCTCCGGCGTCGCCAGCCTGACCGAGATCATCCGCACGCTGACGGCCAATAACTTCAAACCTCGGCGCACCATCAAATTCATGGCCTATGCCGCCGAAGAAGTGGGCTTGCGTGGTTCGGCCGAGATTGCGCGCAGCTTCGCCGCGGCCAACACCAATGTGGTGGGCGTGATGCAGCTGGACATGACCAACTACAAGGGCGCCGCGAACGACATCTACATCTTCACCGACTACACCGACGCCAGCCAGAACACCTTTGTCACCAACCTGATCAAGACCTACCTGCCCACACTCAAGATCGGCACCGATCGCTGCGGCTATGCCTGTTCGGACCATGCCAGCTGGAACGCTCAGGGCTACTACGCGACCATGCCGTTTGAGGCCTCCTTCTCATCCAGCAACCCCCGCATCCATACGGCGAACGACACCTATGCCAACACAGGCAGCAATGCCGAGCACTCGCTCAAGTTCGCACGCATGGCCCTGGCCTATGCCGTCGAGCTGGGCGCAGACGGCCCCGGCACGCCGCCACCTACCGACAAGGTGGAGAACTTCAATGGCAGCCTGACCAAGAACCAGACCAAGAGTTTCGGCCCCTTCAAGGTCAAGGCGGGTGGCACGCTCAAGGCCAGCACCACCGGCACCGGCGACATCGATCTGTACGTCAAGAAGGGCGCGGTGCCCACCACCAGCAGCTTCGACTGCAAGAGCGATGGCAGCACCGCCACCGAGACTTGCAGCGTTCCCGCCACAGCCAACAGCGATGTCTATGTGCTGCTGAAAGGCTACACCGCGGGCAACTACCAGCTGACGGTGAGCTACACGCCGCAGTAA
- a CDS encoding M4 family metallopeptidase produces the protein MQARFQLLTRGALLAAAASLACQAMAADRVELEGADLARVGLVAARGVTGPAALGLAADELKPLRSQTYASGLVVTRYEQHYQGVPIWGEAVVEHLPKGSRTPTFSGALVRNINQDLGHVQPSLSEQAVLAVAKSRAKDASKVGKTSNEQVKLFVKLNERNVAQLVYLVSFLTSHGDEPSRPHLLIDANSGAVLEQWEGLNHANATGPGGNTKTGKYEYGTTYGPLVVTNDCQMNSGNVITVDLKGGTSGSTPFKFTCPRNEYKLTNGAYSPLNDAHYFGNVVFNMYQGWFNIRPISQTLYMKVHYGSSYENAFWDGSAMHFGDGKTTFYPLVSLDVSAHEVSHGFTEQNSGLVYSNQSGGMNEAFSDMAGEAAEYFMKGTNDWLVGSEIFKGTGALRYFANPTQDGRSIDHASKYYNGLDVHLSSGVYNKAFYLLATKPGWNTRKAFEVMVDANRLHWTASSTFNQGACGVEKAATARGYAVADVTAAFSAVGVSCGTTPPPATIPLTKGVAKTGISLAKGAKLTYTLVVPAGATNLSFKLSGGSGDGDIYLKFGSAPTTTSYEKKSDGSTNTETITVAAPKAGTYYLLLNAYSAVTNTSLVANHN, from the coding sequence ATGCAAGCACGTTTCCAACTGTTGACCCGCGGTGCCCTGCTGGCCGCCGCGGCTTCTCTGGCCTGCCAGGCCATGGCGGCTGACCGCGTCGAACTCGAAGGCGCCGATCTGGCGCGTGTCGGCCTGGTGGCCGCGCGCGGCGTCACCGGCCCGGCCGCTCTGGGCCTGGCTGCCGACGAACTCAAGCCCCTGCGCAGCCAAACCTATGCCAGCGGTCTGGTCGTCACCCGCTACGAGCAGCACTACCAAGGTGTGCCCATCTGGGGCGAGGCCGTGGTCGAGCACCTGCCCAAGGGCAGCCGCACCCCGACCTTCTCGGGTGCCCTGGTTCGCAACATCAACCAGGACCTGGGTCATGTGCAGCCCAGCCTGAGCGAGCAAGCCGTCTTGGCCGTCGCCAAGAGCCGCGCCAAGGACGCATCCAAGGTGGGCAAGACCAGCAACGAGCAGGTCAAGCTCTTCGTCAAGCTCAATGAGCGCAATGTGGCCCAGCTGGTCTACCTGGTCTCCTTCCTGACCAGCCATGGCGATGAGCCCAGCCGTCCGCACCTGCTGATCGACGCCAACAGCGGCGCCGTGCTTGAGCAGTGGGAAGGCCTGAACCATGCCAACGCCACCGGCCCCGGCGGCAACACCAAGACCGGCAAGTACGAGTACGGCACCACCTACGGTCCCCTGGTCGTGACCAACGATTGCCAGATGAACAGCGGCAACGTCATCACGGTCGACCTCAAGGGCGGCACCAGCGGCAGCACGCCTTTCAAGTTCACCTGCCCGCGCAACGAGTACAAGCTGACCAACGGCGCCTACTCGCCCCTGAACGACGCACATTACTTCGGCAATGTGGTCTTCAATATGTACCAAGGCTGGTTCAACATCCGCCCGATCAGCCAGACCCTGTACATGAAGGTGCACTACGGCAGCAGCTACGAGAACGCCTTCTGGGACGGCTCGGCCATGCACTTCGGTGACGGCAAGACCACCTTCTATCCCCTGGTCTCGCTGGATGTGTCCGCGCACGAAGTCAGCCACGGCTTCACCGAGCAGAACTCGGGCTTGGTCTACTCCAACCAGTCGGGCGGCATGAACGAAGCCTTCTCCGACATGGCCGGTGAAGCCGCCGAGTACTTCATGAAGGGCACCAACGACTGGCTGGTCGGCTCGGAAATCTTCAAGGGCACCGGCGCTCTGCGCTACTTCGCCAACCCGACCCAGGACGGCCGCTCCATCGATCACGCCAGCAAGTACTACAACGGCCTGGACGTGCATCTGTCCAGCGGTGTGTACAACAAGGCCTTCTACCTGCTGGCCACCAAGCCGGGCTGGAACACCCGCAAGGCCTTTGAAGTGATGGTCGATGCCAATCGCCTGCACTGGACGGCCAGCAGCACCTTCAACCAAGGCGCATGCGGTGTCGAAAAGGCAGCAACGGCGCGCGGCTATGCCGTCGCCGATGTGACGGCAGCCTTCTCGGCCGTGGGCGTCAGCTGCGGCACCACGCCGCCCCCGGCCACCATCCCCCTGACCAAGGGCGTGGCCAAGACCGGCATCAGCCTGGCCAAGGGTGCCAAACTGACCTACACCCTGGTGGTGCCGGCCGGTGCCACGAACCTGAGCTTCAAGCTCTCGGGTGGCTCGGGTGATGGCGACATCTACCTGAAGTTCGGCTCGGCCCCGACCACCACCAGCTACGAGAAGAAATCCGATGGTTCGACCAACACCGAAACCATCACCGTGGCAGCCCCCAAGGCCGGCACCTACTACCTGCTCCTGAATGCATACTCTGCAGTCACGAACACCAGCCTGGTGGCCAACCACAACTGA
- a CDS encoding HDOD domain-containing protein translates to MTEAGPQDPDAPVPAAAAAPAAAAATAPADADAPTAEAAAQEPGAEAAPVTDPEEAERLAAQREAEEKEAAEREARLQRLMQKIAAHSDFATMKDSVRSMQKISRSEKAHARALTGEISNDIAMTGKLLRLVNAAFYSSAGGGSITSMERAVALMGFQTIGMVASSLMLFERLPKTADGNRLRQEFGRAQMAALLAHELCNSSKHIEGAYLNALFQNLGSMLAGMHFAEDTAAIEARLQEEGLVEGEPAWHDKREKLARQQWGLGFEEIGVEVAKSWGWPESVRAAMRSLPPSSLERPAGPEEYQRVLCTAANRLAGDLLRLPGGGTAEEKAEARKACVQRFAAEMGVPLSLDPEVLPGVVEQVKLVWDDLAKALGFDPVPAPAAKGKPADKGSDKAAAAKPGAKAPEPAAAKPVAPAKAPEAAPAPARAPVPAAAANPVMAEALSAALERVSDLVLSGAPAAKLLQLCMKEMHEALQLQRVIVCLRDPASGGLRGRMGLGERAQELAPVFDIPLKPPSELFGLLCSKGADTLISDASDPVIAQRLPPWYAKQVRAQTFVLLPMVAGEQVLGAFYGDQAEAGRLQIGERELRLLKTLRNQVVMAMRFGGAAPG, encoded by the coding sequence ATGACTGAAGCTGGACCGCAAGACCCCGACGCCCCCGTGCCTGCCGCAGCTGCAGCGCCAGCTGCTGCTGCCGCCACCGCCCCCGCGGACGCTGATGCACCCACGGCGGAGGCTGCAGCGCAGGAACCCGGCGCCGAGGCGGCCCCGGTCACCGACCCCGAGGAAGCCGAGCGCCTGGCCGCCCAGCGCGAGGCCGAGGAAAAAGAAGCCGCCGAACGTGAGGCGCGCCTGCAACGCCTGATGCAGAAAATTGCCGCGCATTCCGACTTCGCCACGATGAAGGACTCGGTGCGCTCGATGCAGAAGATCAGCCGCTCCGAGAAAGCCCATGCCCGGGCCCTGACGGGCGAGATCTCCAACGACATCGCCATGACCGGCAAACTGCTGCGCCTGGTCAATGCCGCCTTCTACAGCTCGGCCGGCGGCGGCAGCATCACCAGCATGGAGCGGGCCGTGGCCCTGATGGGCTTCCAGACCATCGGCATGGTGGCCAGCTCCCTCATGCTGTTCGAGCGCCTACCCAAGACCGCCGACGGCAACCGCCTGCGTCAGGAATTCGGCCGTGCGCAAATGGCGGCCCTGCTGGCCCATGAGCTGTGCAACAGCAGCAAACACATCGAGGGCGCCTACCTCAACGCCCTGTTCCAGAACCTGGGCAGCATGCTGGCCGGCATGCACTTCGCTGAAGACACCGCCGCCATCGAGGCGCGCTTGCAGGAAGAGGGTCTGGTTGAGGGCGAACCCGCCTGGCACGACAAACGCGAGAAGCTCGCCCGCCAGCAATGGGGCCTGGGCTTCGAAGAGATCGGCGTCGAGGTGGCCAAGAGCTGGGGCTGGCCCGAATCGGTGCGTGCTGCCATGCGCAGCCTGCCGCCCAGCAGCCTGGAGCGACCGGCCGGCCCCGAGGAATACCAGCGCGTGCTCTGCACCGCCGCCAACCGTCTGGCCGGCGATTTGCTGCGACTGCCGGGTGGCGGCACGGCCGAGGAAAAAGCTGAGGCACGCAAAGCCTGCGTGCAGCGTTTCGCCGCCGAAATGGGCGTGCCCCTGAGCCTGGACCCCGAGGTGCTGCCCGGTGTGGTCGAGCAGGTCAAGTTGGTCTGGGACGATCTGGCCAAAGCCCTGGGCTTCGACCCGGTGCCGGCGCCCGCGGCCAAGGGCAAGCCGGCCGACAAGGGCTCGGACAAAGCGGCTGCCGCCAAACCCGGGGCCAAAGCCCCCGAGCCTGCCGCCGCCAAGCCTGTGGCGCCCGCCAAAGCACCTGAAGCCGCACCGGCGCCCGCGCGCGCGCCGGTGCCGGCCGCAGCCGCCAATCCGGTCATGGCCGAGGCCTTGTCGGCGGCACTGGAGCGCGTCAGCGATCTGGTGCTCTCCGGCGCCCCGGCGGCCAAGCTGCTGCAGCTGTGCATGAAGGAGATGCACGAGGCCTTGCAGCTGCAACGCGTCATCGTCTGCTTGCGCGACCCCGCCAGCGGCGGCCTGCGTGGCCGCATGGGTCTGGGCGAGCGCGCTCAGGAGCTGGCGCCGGTGTTCGACATCCCGCTCAAACCGCCCAGCGAGTTGTTCGGCCTGCTCTGCAGCAAGGGCGCCGACACCTTGATCTCCGACGCCTCCGACCCCGTCATCGCCCAGCGCTTGCCGCCCTGGTACGCCAAGCAGGTGCGTGCCCAGACCTTTGTGCTGCTGCCCATGGTGGCGGGCGAGCAGGTGCTGGGCGCTTTTTACGGCGACCAGGCCGAGGCCGGCCGGTTGCAGATTGGCGAACGCGAGCTGCGCCTGCTCAAGACCCTGCGCAACCAGGTGGTCATGGCCATGCGCTTTGGCGGGGCGGCACCGGGCTGA
- a CDS encoding HDOD domain-containing protein → MNLDSSPEVIATATADSSAPSSYRHTELDASEGQVLPDPDPHLDLDPEQEAARLAAERAEAERLAAEQARAEAEAQAAAEREARLQRLMQRIAKHADFASMKDSTRLLQKIARSETAHARALSGAISDDVAMTAKLLRLVNAAFYSSAGGGNITSLQRAVALMGFQTIGMVANSLMLFERLPKGADGNRLRGEFGRAQLAALLAHQFCNSSKQLDGAYLIALFQNLGGMLAGLHFAEDMEVIEAALHAKGLEEGGLEWQTMREQLAREQWGQGLEEIAVEVARQWGWPESVRVGMRTLRPSNLERACSPEEYQRVLCTAANTLAAQLLKLPHSGTPEERAEARKACVERFAAELAVPLSLDPEPLPEAVESVKQVWDDLAKTLGFGPVVAAPGPAKPKPADPKALQAHKPRAGVAAQAPAMAARPAPPATPATSRPAASNPAMAEALSSALEQLSEMVLSGAAPGQLLQLCMKQMHAALKLQRVIVCLRDADGAYLKGRMGLGERATALAPLFDIPLAPPTELFGLLCSKGADTLISDSSDPVIAQRLPAWHRQQVRAGTFVLLPLVAGGQVLGAFYCDRAEAGTLHISERELTLLKTLRNQVVMAMRFGGGNGGGGGSSSKG, encoded by the coding sequence ATGAATCTCGACTCCAGCCCTGAAGTCATCGCCACCGCGACCGCCGATTCCTCCGCTCCTTCGTCCTACCGCCACACAGAGCTCGACGCTTCCGAGGGTCAGGTCTTGCCTGACCCCGATCCCCACCTTGACCTCGACCCCGAGCAAGAGGCGGCTCGGCTGGCCGCGGAGCGTGCCGAGGCCGAACGCCTGGCCGCCGAGCAAGCCCGGGCCGAGGCTGAAGCCCAGGCCGCCGCCGAGCGCGAGGCCCGCCTGCAGCGCCTGATGCAGCGCATCGCCAAGCACGCCGATTTCGCCTCGATGAAAGACTCGACCCGGCTGCTGCAGAAGATCGCCCGCTCCGAGACCGCCCACGCGCGCGCTCTCAGCGGCGCCATCTCCGACGATGTGGCCATGACGGCCAAGTTGCTGCGCCTGGTCAATGCCGCCTTCTACAGCTCGGCAGGCGGCGGCAACATCACCAGCCTGCAGCGCGCCGTGGCGCTGATGGGCTTCCAGACCATTGGCATGGTGGCCAATTCGCTGATGCTGTTCGAGCGCCTGCCCAAGGGCGCCGATGGCAACCGCCTGCGCGGGGAGTTCGGCCGCGCCCAGCTGGCGGCCCTGCTGGCCCACCAGTTCTGCAACAGCAGCAAGCAGCTCGATGGCGCCTACCTGATTGCCCTGTTCCAGAACCTGGGCGGCATGCTGGCCGGCCTGCATTTCGCCGAGGACATGGAGGTCATCGAGGCCGCGCTGCACGCCAAAGGCCTGGAGGAGGGCGGCCTGGAGTGGCAGACCATGCGCGAGCAGCTGGCCCGCGAGCAATGGGGTCAGGGTCTGGAAGAGATCGCCGTCGAGGTGGCGCGTCAGTGGGGCTGGCCGGAATCGGTGCGCGTGGGCATGCGCACGCTGCGGCCCAGCAACCTCGAGCGTGCCTGCAGCCCCGAGGAATACCAGCGCGTGCTCTGCACCGCGGCCAACACCCTGGCTGCCCAGCTGCTCAAGCTGCCGCACAGCGGCACGCCGGAGGAGCGCGCCGAGGCGCGCAAAGCCTGTGTCGAGCGCTTCGCTGCCGAGCTGGCCGTGCCCCTGAGCCTGGACCCCGAGCCCCTGCCCGAGGCGGTGGAGAGCGTCAAACAGGTCTGGGACGATCTGGCCAAGACCTTGGGTTTTGGCCCTGTCGTGGCAGCACCGGGCCCAGCCAAGCCCAAGCCCGCGGACCCCAAAGCACTCCAGGCACACAAGCCGCGGGCGGGCGTTGCGGCGCAGGCACCCGCTATGGCCGCACGGCCGGCACCTCCAGCCACGCCTGCGACTTCCCGCCCGGCCGCCTCCAACCCCGCCATGGCCGAGGCCTTGTCCAGCGCCCTGGAGCAGCTCAGCGAAATGGTCTTGTCCGGCGCCGCGCCGGGCCAGCTCTTGCAGCTGTGCATGAAGCAGATGCATGCCGCACTGAAGCTGCAGCGCGTCATCGTCTGCCTGCGTGATGCCGACGGCGCTTACCTCAAGGGCCGCATGGGCCTGGGCGAGCGCGCCACAGCCCTGGCGCCCCTGTTCGACATCCCGCTGGCGCCGCCGACCGAGCTCTTCGGCCTGCTCTGCAGCAAGGGCGCCGACACCCTGATCTCCGACAGCTCCGATCCCGTGATCGCCCAGCGCCTGCCCGCCTGGCACCGCCAGCAGGTGCGCGCCGGCACGTTTGTTCTGCTGCCCCTGGTCGCCGGCGGCCAGGTCCTGGGCGCTTTTTATTGCGACCGCGCCGAGGCCGGCACCTTGCACATCAGCGAGCGCGAGCTGACCCTGCTCAAGACTCTGCGCAACCAGGTGGTGATGGCGATGCGCTTTGGCGGCGGTAATGGCGGCGGCGGTGGCAGCAGTAGCAAAGGCTGA
- a CDS encoding DUF6265 family protein, with protein MRYPSIATLATLTALTALCLTSAAQSQEAPLSSLRWMSGCWASESGEPGSGEHWLPPAGGSMLGVARTVKKGKTVAHEFLQIRLNAEGQIVYIALPSGQKETTFTGTSVSETAVTFENPQHDFPQRISYRALPGDRLLARIEGQRGGALRGIDFPMKRVACEALAGG; from the coding sequence ATGCGATACCCCAGCATCGCCACCTTGGCCACCCTCACCGCACTGACAGCGCTTTGCCTGACTTCGGCGGCCCAGAGCCAGGAGGCGCCCTTGTCGTCATTGCGTTGGATGTCCGGCTGTTGGGCATCGGAGTCGGGCGAGCCGGGCTCCGGCGAACATTGGTTGCCGCCGGCCGGCGGGAGCATGCTGGGTGTCGCCCGGACGGTGAAAAAGGGCAAGACTGTGGCGCATGAGTTCTTGCAGATCCGGCTGAATGCCGAAGGTCAGATCGTGTACATCGCCCTGCCTTCAGGGCAGAAAGAGACGACCTTCACGGGCACAAGCGTCAGCGAAACCGCGGTCACATTTGAGAACCCGCAGCACGACTTTCCGCAGCGCATCAGCTACCGCGCACTGCCCGGTGATCGCCTGCTCGCGCGAATCGAAGGCCAACGCGGCGGCGCCCTGCGCGGCATCGACTTTCCAATGAAGCGCGTTGCTTGCGAAGCATTGGCAGGCGGGTGA
- a CDS encoding DUF5076 domain-containing protein — protein sequence MKTLVIPPAAQRDENSIQMLSAWIAEKGFHCTLNIGHFDVHDHNEAEAWGIYLADLVRHIGNARAERRGVPAAETVAAVVAALSNELDLPTSKVVGEFHVGHS from the coding sequence ATGAAAACACTCGTGATACCGCCCGCCGCTCAGCGGGACGAAAACTCAATACAAATGCTTAGCGCTTGGATCGCTGAGAAGGGGTTTCATTGCACGCTGAACATCGGGCACTTTGATGTTCATGATCACAATGAAGCAGAGGCATGGGGAATTTATCTTGCCGATCTTGTGAGGCACATTGGAAACGCAAGGGCCGAACGGCGCGGGGTGCCTGCGGCCGAAACGGTCGCAGCAGTTGTTGCCGCGCTGAGCAACGAGCTGGACCTACCAACCTCGAAAGTCGTGGGTGAGTTTCATGTTGGGCATTCGTAG
- a CDS encoding DUF1444 domain-containing protein: protein MPTFRKALALFLLALASATHAQEVPRDEPGFTDYVAKMLRKEVGDEAVVIKGPLTLGLGELQANLDRVFGFCRNNTSGCPVELERYIKGAAQVHKERNTPPSKDSVRVVLRTSQYVQSAQGSVGGSGPAQIQPRPFVEGLVALPVIDTPRAIRMLGDKDNERLGLTAQEVFDLGLENLRKSQKPLMEVAKIAGGGQIGQLVGDSFYPSRLLLLDTWAPLAKEQGGVLIVAIPATDAVFYISEDTPIAIDALRALVKNIQSRAPNRLSSALLRWKASGWELVPQ, encoded by the coding sequence ATGCCAACCTTTCGCAAAGCCCTCGCGCTCTTTTTGCTCGCACTTGCAAGCGCGACTCATGCCCAAGAAGTTCCGCGCGACGAGCCAGGATTCACTGACTACGTGGCCAAGATGCTCCGCAAGGAAGTCGGCGATGAAGCTGTTGTTATCAAGGGGCCCCTGACACTTGGGCTCGGTGAACTTCAGGCGAATCTGGATCGGGTCTTCGGGTTCTGCAGGAACAACACTTCGGGCTGTCCTGTTGAACTTGAACGCTACATCAAAGGCGCGGCGCAGGTCCATAAAGAGCGGAACACTCCGCCGAGCAAAGACTCAGTACGGGTTGTATTGCGGACAAGCCAGTACGTTCAATCAGCTCAAGGAAGCGTTGGCGGTTCGGGACCAGCGCAGATCCAACCTCGCCCCTTCGTTGAGGGCTTGGTAGCACTCCCAGTTATTGATACGCCACGCGCAATTCGAATGCTTGGGGACAAGGACAATGAAAGACTGGGGTTAACAGCCCAAGAAGTATTTGATCTCGGGCTAGAGAATCTACGCAAGAGCCAGAAGCCGCTCATGGAAGTCGCCAAAATTGCTGGAGGCGGGCAGATCGGCCAACTCGTTGGTGATTCTTTCTACCCTAGCCGCCTGCTACTGCTTGATACCTGGGCTCCACTCGCGAAGGAGCAGGGTGGTGTGCTTATCGTCGCAATTCCAGCGACCGATGCGGTGTTCTATATCAGCGAGGACACACCAATCGCAATTGACGCACTGCGCGCACTCGTGAAGAATATTCAATCGCGCGCGCCGAACCGGCTTTCGAGCGCATTACTTCGCTGGAAGGCAAGCGGGTGGGAGTTGGTGCCCCAGTGA
- a CDS encoding IS110 family RNA-guided transposase — protein sequence MDKNTQVPAVRVGVDLSKRVIQVHAVDGGGRVLTNRALARDKFLAWCALLQVGCMVVMEVSSSAHHWARALRAMGLDARIISAHLAAPYRAEGHCGKNDANDAAAICEAASRPHMRFVPVKSVEQQSLLCVHRLREGLKADRTACINRIRGLLLEFGVAVPNGSRALRLVLDELLEDGANEMNGLARMTLRRAQAQWRELDEHLAWCDERLAAHEQENPEVRRAGQLMGIGPVGASAAVATVGDFRQFKSGAQFGAWLGLVPKQHSSGGKPHLGTITKRGDAYLRTLLIQGAKSVVNTAHTRSDPISRWVLALKERSGWQKAVVALANKNARILWAVMTRGERFDPHHISLKPGATMPS from the coding sequence ATGGACAAGAATACCCAAGTTCCAGCGGTGCGCGTAGGCGTGGATCTCTCTAAGCGAGTCATCCAAGTGCACGCCGTTGACGGCGGTGGCCGCGTGCTGACGAACCGGGCGCTGGCCCGCGACAAGTTCCTGGCTTGGTGTGCGCTGTTGCAGGTCGGCTGCATGGTGGTGATGGAGGTCAGCTCCAGCGCACATCACTGGGCCCGGGCCCTGCGCGCGATGGGGCTGGATGCTCGCATCATCTCGGCTCACCTGGCCGCCCCCTATCGCGCCGAGGGCCACTGCGGCAAGAACGACGCCAACGACGCTGCGGCCATCTGCGAGGCGGCGAGCCGCCCTCACATGCGCTTTGTTCCGGTCAAGAGCGTCGAGCAGCAGAGCTTGCTGTGCGTGCATCGCTTGCGCGAAGGCCTCAAGGCGGACCGCACGGCCTGCATCAATCGCATTCGCGGCCTGCTGCTGGAGTTCGGTGTCGCCGTGCCCAATGGATCCAGAGCCCTGCGCCTGGTGCTGGACGAGCTGCTGGAGGACGGCGCCAACGAGATGAATGGCTTGGCCCGCATGACGCTTCGCCGGGCGCAGGCGCAGTGGCGTGAGCTGGACGAGCACCTAGCCTGGTGCGACGAGCGACTGGCCGCGCATGAGCAGGAGAACCCGGAGGTGCGTCGCGCCGGGCAGCTCATGGGCATCGGCCCCGTTGGCGCATCAGCGGCCGTCGCCACAGTCGGGGACTTCAGACAATTCAAGAGTGGAGCCCAGTTCGGCGCCTGGCTGGGTCTAGTGCCCAAGCAGCACTCCAGCGGTGGCAAGCCTCACCTGGGCACCATCACCAAGCGCGGCGATGCCTATCTGAGGACCTTGCTGATCCAGGGCGCCAAATCCGTGGTCAACACCGCCCACACGCGTAGCGATCCGATCTCGCGTTGGGTCTTGGCCCTCAAGGAGCGCTCGGGCTGGCAGAAGGCGGTCGTCGCCCTGGCCAACAAGAACGCCCGCATCCTCTGGGCCGTCATGACCCGCGGCGAGCGCTTCGATCCCCATCACATCAGCCTCAAGCCCGGCGCCACCATGCCGAGCTGA
- a CDS encoding CPCC family cysteine-rich protein, which yields MNEESFPCPSCGFLVFGEPPGSYESCELCGWEDDHVQLANPTMGGGANKRSLVQSQLLALQRFPVGVSVFGSILRAPGWRPLRPEEVEPARSPANGSEYFDAAAGDAPSYYWTLDAAL from the coding sequence ATGAATGAAGAGTCTTTCCCTTGCCCAAGCTGCGGATTTCTCGTCTTCGGCGAGCCGCCTGGCAGCTATGAGAGTTGCGAACTGTGCGGCTGGGAAGATGATCACGTGCAACTCGCAAACCCAACAATGGGCGGCGGGGCGAACAAGCGGAGCCTGGTCCAAAGCCAGTTACTTGCTCTTCAGAGATTTCCCGTAGGCGTTTCCGTTTTCGGCAGCATTCTTCGCGCCCCAGGGTGGCGACCGTTGAGGCCCGAAGAAGTCGAGCCCGCGAGATCACCAGCGAATGGTTCCGAATACTTCGACGCCGCTGCGGGCGACGCCCCCAGCTACTACTGGACTCTCGATGCAGCGCTATAA